A window of Nonomuraea angiospora genomic DNA:
CGCCGCCAGCGGGCCCGCCATCTCGTCGAGCACCCGCCGCCGCAGCTCCAGGCTCTCGCGGGCCTTCTCCACGGTGGACGCCGTCAGGTCGAGCGGGTCGCGCCGCAGGAACGGGTAGAGCGTCCCGGTCATCGGTAGTCCCTTCCGAGTACGGCGATCGCCTCGCCCGCGTGCACCAGCACGGTGTCCCCGACCTGGACCTCCACCAGCCCCACGCTGATCTCCTCGGTCCCGGCGCCGGTGTCGGCCCGTGCCAGCCCGTCGGGCAGCAGCCCCACGACCCGGACGGCCACGGCCACATCCCCACACGTCACGCAGGAGTCGCAGGTCTCCTCCTCCGCGGGCTCGCCGCTCACTCGGGGCACTCCGACTCCTGGAACACGTGGACCAGCTCCCACAGCAGGTGGTACATGGTGATGTGAATCTCCCTCGCGACCAGCGGATCCGTGCTCCGCGCGGTCAGCACGTGCTCCGCCTGCGCGCACTCCTCGTCCGCCGTCAGGGCGACGGTCAGCATGCCGAGCCCGCGGGCGGCGGCCAGGTCGCCGTCGAACGGCCGGATCCCCACCGCGATGTCCTGGGGGCGTCCCAGCACCGGCAGCGCGGAGGGCTCCGCGCCCAGGCTGAATGCTGGAAGGGCGCGCTTGCCCACGATCACCGGGTGGGTGAACTCCACGGCCACGTGCGCCGCGTCCGAGGCGGCCTCGCCCCGGCCGAAAGCCAGCAGCCTGCCTCCACGCCGGAATCGCCCGGACATGGCGGACGCCGCCGCGACGACCGCGCCGGCGTCTTCCACCAGCGCCGCTCCCGCGGCCTCACGGATCCGATCGAGCACTTCGGCATCCCGCCTTCCTGCGCTGCACGACATCGCCCATTCCACCGTGGTGCGCCACGAACGGCCCGCCTTTGCCCGCCACCGGTTCGGCAAGGTCCCGGCAAGATTCGCCCACCCGAGACGGCGGCCGGGCCCCTAGACTCAGGGCTCGTGACCCAAGTGGATGAGCAGGGCCGCCTCGAGCCTCCTCTCGCGGCCGACGAGACCGGGACCCTCCTGGGCTTCCTCGACTATCAGCGCGCGACCCTGGCGTGGAAGTGCTCGAACCTGGACGCGGCCGGGCTGAAGGCGACCGTCGGCGTGTCGCCGATGACGCTGGGCGGGATGCTCAAGCACCTCGCCTACGTCGAGAGCCACTGGTTCATCCGGTCGCTGCACGGCGCGGAGTGGCCGCCTCCGTGGGACACGGTCGACTGGAAGGCCGACCACGACTGGGACTGGCACTCGGCCGCCGACGACACCCCCGAACAGCTCTTCGCGCTCTGGCAGGAGGCGGTGGACCGCTCGCGGGCGGCGGTGACGAAGGCGCTGGCCGACGGCGACCTCGGCCAGCCGGCCAAGCGCGGCTGGCCCGACGGCCAGACGCCCAGCCTGCGGTGGATCCTGTGCCACATGATCGAGGAGTACGCCCGGCACAACGGCCACGCGGACCTCATCCGGGAGTCGGTGGACGGGCTGACCGGGGAGTAGTCGAATATTGTCGGTGAGCTGCTCTAACCTCGGGGCGATGGACATCATCCTGATTCCCGGCCTCTGGCTCGACGCCTCGTCATGGGACGAGGTCGTCCCCGCGCTCGTGCGGGCCGGGCACCGCCCCCACGCGCTCACGCTGCCCGGCATGGAGTCGAAAGACGCCGACCGCTCCGAGATCACCCTGCTCGACCACGTCGGCGCGGTCGTCAAGGCGATCGACTCCTTCGACCCCGCCGGCGGCAAGGTGGTGCTGGTCGGCCACTCCGGCGGGGGCACGATCGCCCACATCGCCGCCGACGTGCGCCCCGACCGGGTCGCCCGGGTCGTCTTCGTCGACAGCGTGCCTCCCGGCGACGGCGGCCTCATCAACGACGAGCTCCCGGTCGAGAACGGTGAGATCCCGCTGCCCGACTGGGGGTTCTTCGAGGCGGAGGACCTTGTCGACCTCGACGACGAGCTGCGCGCGGCCTTCCGCGAGCGGGCGATCCCCTCGCCGGCCCGGGTCGCGAGCGACCGGGTGCGGCTGTCGGACGAGCGCCGCTACGAGGTGCCCGCCACCGTCATCACCTGCGAGTTCTCGAGCGAGATGGTCCAGAAGTGGATAGGGCAGTCGCTCGCGTTCACGCAGGAGCTCGCCAAGATCCGCCACGTCGACTACGTCGACCTGCCCACGGGCCACTGGCCGCAGTTCACCCGGCCGGAGGAGCTGGGCCGCGCGATCGCGACCAGCGTCGGCCCCGCCTGACGGCCCGGTCGGGGCGGCGCGGTCGGGGCGGCGCGGTCCGGGCGGCGCGGTCGTGACGGCGGATGTGGTCAGCTCGCCGTCGGGCAGGGTGGGTCGTAGGGCACGTCGGGCAGATACTGGCGCCACTCGGCCGGCGTGATCGGCGGGAAGACCAGCGCGCAGATCCGCCGGGCGGCGCCGGCGGGGTCGACCGGCCACAGGCGGGCGGTCGAGTCGCCGGACACCGTGGCCAGGGTGGCGCCGTCCGGGCTGAAGACCGCCTTGTTGACCTCCCCGAGGTGACCGGTCAGCGTGGCCAGCGCGGTGGCTCCGGCCGGGTCGGCGATGTTCCAGAGCATCGCGGTCCGGTCGTCGCCGGCGGTGGCCAGCGTGCGGCCGTCGCGGCTGAAGGCCACCGACTGCACGCTGTCGGCGTGCCCCCGCAGGACGGCGACGGGCCGGTCGAGGGAGCGCACGTTCCAGAGCCGGGCCGTGCGGTCGCCGCCGCCGCTGGCCAGCAGCGTGCCCGTGCGGTCGAAGGCGAGGTAGTAGACCGTGCCGCCGTGGCCTCTGGCGACGCCGAGCGGGGCCAGGTCGGCGGCGCGCCACAGCCGGATGGTCCGGTCGCCGCCGCCGGTGGCCAGCAGCCGGCCGTCGGGGCTGAAGGCCACGGCGTTGATGGCGGCCTCGTGGCCCTTGGCGACGGCCCGGCGTACCGGATGCCCGGGGTCGGAGATGTCCCAGACGTACACGTCGGACTTCTCGCCCGCCACCACCAGGCTCCTGCCGTCGGGGCTGACGGCCGCGGCGAAGATGTTGCCGATGCCGGCCGCCGTCGCGGACAGGAGCCGGGGGCGTGCCGGGTCGGTGAGGTCCCACAGGCGTATCGAGCTGTCCAGGTCGGTGCTGGCCAGGAGCGTGCCGCCGCGGGCGAAGGCGACGGCGGTGACCCCGTTGGCGTGCCCGGTCAGCGTGGCCAGCGGGCGGGGATCGCCCGACACGTCCCAGATCCTGATCACCGGGTGGCTGGCCGTGGCGAGCAGGCGGCCGTCGGGGCTGTAGGCGAGCGCGTAGACCGTGCCCTGGTGGCCGCCGAGCAGGGGCCGGCCCAGGTCCCACACGCGTACGGTGTCGTCGCGCCCGCCGGAGGCGAGGACGCGGCCGTCGGGGCTGTAGCGGACGGTGTAGACGGTGTTCGAGTGCCCCGTCATCACGATCGGGTCGGCACGGACGTCGGTCAGGTCCCACAGCCGGACCGTGCGGTCGTAGCTGCCGGTGGCCAGGGAGCGGCCGTCGGGGCTGAAGTCGACGGCGACCACGCCGTTCTCG
This region includes:
- a CDS encoding HypC/HybG/HupF family hydrogenase formation chaperone, which produces MPRVSGEPAEEETCDSCVTCGDVAVAVRVVGLLPDGLARADTGAGTEEISVGLVEVQVGDTVLVHAGEAIAVLGRDYR
- a CDS encoding phosphoheptose isomerase — its product is MLDRIREAAGAALVEDAGAVVAAASAMSGRFRRGGRLLAFGRGEAASDAAHVAVEFTHPVIVGKRALPAFSLGAEPSALPVLGRPQDIAVGIRPFDGDLAAARGLGMLTVALTADEECAQAEHVLTARSTDPLVAREIHITMYHLLWELVHVFQESECPE
- a CDS encoding DinB family protein; translation: MTQVDEQGRLEPPLAADETGTLLGFLDYQRATLAWKCSNLDAAGLKATVGVSPMTLGGMLKHLAYVESHWFIRSLHGAEWPPPWDTVDWKADHDWDWHSAADDTPEQLFALWQEAVDRSRAAVTKALADGDLGQPAKRGWPDGQTPSLRWILCHMIEEYARHNGHADLIRESVDGLTGE
- a CDS encoding alpha/beta fold hydrolase translates to MDIILIPGLWLDASSWDEVVPALVRAGHRPHALTLPGMESKDADRSEITLLDHVGAVVKAIDSFDPAGGKVVLVGHSGGGTIAHIAADVRPDRVARVVFVDSVPPGDGGLINDELPVENGEIPLPDWGFFEAEDLVDLDDELRAAFRERAIPSPARVASDRVRLSDERRYEVPATVITCEFSSEMVQKWIGQSLAFTQELAKIRHVDYVDLPTGHWPQFTRPEELGRAIATSVGPA